One region of Mytilus trossulus isolate FHL-02 unplaced genomic scaffold, PNRI_Mtr1.1.1.hap1 h1tg000358c__unscaffolded, whole genome shotgun sequence genomic DNA includes:
- the LOC134701866 gene encoding protein fem-1 homolog B-like, whose translation MRHTNTTTTTPGLDLASPLMDDGYTALMSAAMRGHVEVCQLLLENRCNKDITDVDGWTALMWAAWWGCVEVCQLLLENRCNKDITDVDGWTALMWAAWKGHVEVCRLLLENRCNKDITNNRGRTALHLAAEYGHLQVTRCLVEQGGSSPLVKTHQLE comes from the exons atgagacatacaaatacaacaactacaACACCTGGTCTCGACCTGGCCTCACCACTCatg gaTGATGGATACACAGCATTAATGTCGGCTGCCATGAGAGGACATGTGGAAGTGTGTCAACTTCTCCTGGAGAACAGATGTAACAAAGATATCACAGAT gtTGATGGATGGACAGCATTAATGTGGGCTGCCTGGTGGGGATGTGTGGAAGTGTGTCAACTTCTCCTGGAGAACAGATGTAACAAAGATATCACAGAT gtTGATGGATGGACAGCATTAATGTGGGCTGCCTGGAAAGGACATGTGGAAGTGTGTCGACTTCTTCTGGAGAACAGATGTAACAAAGATATCacaaat AACAGAGGAAGAACAGCTTTACATCTGGCTGCGGAGTATGGACATCTACAGGTCACAAGATGTCTTGTAGAACAAGGAGGTAGCAGTCCCTTGGTCAAAACACATCAg TTGGAATAG